CGCGCGACGAGTCCTTCGCCGTACTCGAGCGGGATCGCGCCGAGTGCGCGCAGGTCCTCGTGCGCGGCGGGCGACGCGGTGGCCAGGACGTGCGCGCCGCGCAGCACCGCGAGCTGCACCACGAGCCGGCCCACACCGCCCGAGCCGCCGTGCACGAGCACCACGTCCCCCGTGCGCGTGTGCGTGGCAGTCAGGAGGTGCACCGCGGTGGTGCCGGCCACCATGAGCCCGGCCGCCTGCGCCCAGCCGAGCGTGGCGGGCTTGCGCACGGTCACCTGCTCGGGGACGACCAGGCGTGCGGCGTACCCGCCGTCGACGCGCCAGGCGATGACCTCGTCGCCCGGCGTCAGCCAGCGCACGTGCGGACCCACCTCGGCCACGACGCCCGCGACCTCGAAGCCGAGCCGCAGGGGCAGGCGCGACGGATCGTCCCCGGAGGCGTACAGCTTCCAGTCGACGGGGTTCACCGCGGCTGCGCGCACGTCCAGCACGACCTCACCGGGACCGGGCTCGCGCACGTCCACGTCGACGACGCGCAGCGCCTCGGGCCCACCGTAGGAGACCGCGACGACGGCCTTCGTCTGACTCACGCGGGACAGACTGCACCGCGCGGCCGTGGATCACCAGGGTCCGTCCACAGGTGGTGCACGCGGCGTGGTGCCACTCACCCGGGAGGGTGACGCGGGTCAGCCGCGCGGGCCGAAGACCCGCTCGAGGTACGGGTTGTCGAACACGCCGTCGGGGTCGGCCTGCGCACGCACGCGCTGCGCGTCGGCGAACCGCGG
The Cellulomonas gilvus ATCC 13127 DNA segment above includes these coding regions:
- a CDS encoding NADP-dependent oxidoreductase; protein product: MSQTKAVVAVSYGGPEALRVVDVDVREPGPGEVVLDVRAAAVNPVDWKLYASGDDPSRLPLRLGFEVAGVVAEVGPHVRWLTPGDEVIAWRVDGGYAARLVVPEQVTVRKPATLGWAQAAGLMVAGTTAVHLLTATHTRTGDVVLVHGGSGGVGRLVVQLAVLRGAHVLATASPAAHEDLRALGAIPLEYGEGLVARVRSTLRDEGLGPLTVALDTVGTDEALDASVALVPERTRVATIAGFGRAHELGILALGGGPGADPGTQVREDARAQLVELAGDGSLDVQVARTYRLDEAAQAHAESRAGHARGKLVLLP